One genomic window of Gossypium hirsutum isolate 1008001.06 chromosome D11, Gossypium_hirsutum_v2.1, whole genome shotgun sequence includes the following:
- the LOC107904490 gene encoding general transcription factor IIE subunit 2, with protein MALQEKLDRFNKQQEKCQSMLSNIAAKSSSSRAAVAPKPAPAPPFSGARPSAPVKFSNDTERLQHINSIRKSPVGAQMKRVIDILFQTRQAFTPEQINEACYVDVNGNRDVFEGLRKNPKVYYDGKRFSYKAKHDVKNKNELLVLIRKFIEGIAVIDLKDAYPNVMEDLQALKAAGQIWLLSNFDSQEDIAFPNDPRVPIKVDDDLKELFRSIELPRDMLDIEKDLQKNGMKPATNTAKRRAAAQVQGISAKPKPKQKNKEFSKKAKLTNAHLPELFQNLKNS; from the exons ATGGCATTGCAAGAGAAGCTGGATAGATTTAATAAGCAGCAGGAGAAGTGTCAGTCGATGCTCTCCAACATCGCCGCGAAATCATCATCATCTAGGGCAGCCGTGGCTCCAAAACCAGCACCTGCACCGCCTTTTTCTGGTGCAAGGCCTTCTGCTCCTGTCAAATTCTCAAATGATACTGAGAGGCTTCAACATATTAATAGCATCAGGAAATCTCCTGTTGGAGCTCAGATGAAACGTGTTATCGACATTCTTTTTCAG ACAAGGCAAGCTTTCACACCGGAACAGATCAATGAAGCATGTTATGTCGATGTGAATGGCAATAGAGATGTTTTTGAGGGCTTGAGGAAAAATCCAAAAGTGTACTATGATGGAAAGCGCTTCTCGTACAAG GCTAAGCATGATgtaaaaaacaagaatgaacttCTTGTTTTGATTCGGAAATTTATAGAAGGCATTGCTGTTATCGATCTCAAAGATGCATACCCGAATGTGATGGAAGACTTGCAG GCTCTGAAAGCTGCAGGTCAGATTTGGCTGCTATCGAATTTTGATTCTCAGGAAGACATAGCCTTCCCGAATGATCCCAGGGTACCTATTAAGGTAGATGATGACCTTAAAGAGTTATTTCGTTCAATTGAATTGCCACGAGACATGCTCGACATTGAGAAAGATCTGCAGAAGAATGGAATGAAACCCGCCACGAACACGGCAAAAAGAAGAGCTGCTGCGCAAGTGCAGGGAATTTCCGCCAAGCCAAAGCCTAAACAGAAAAACAAGGAGTTCTCCAAGAAGGCTAAGCTAACAAATGCACATCTTCCTGAACTTTTCCAGAATCTCAAGAATTCTTGA